One Ancylobacter novellus DSM 506 genomic window, GCACGGTGGCGGCGGTGGAGGGGCCGGGGCTGCTCGTGGCCGCCGGGCTCGGCGCCTATGCGGCGGGCTGGTTCACGCAGAGACGTCTCGTGTTCACTTCTGGCGCCAATGACGGCTTCGCCACCGAGGTGAAGTCGCACAATGTCGCCGGCGGCGTGCGGCTGGAGCTGTGGCAGCGTCCGCCCGAGCCGATGGCGGCGGGGGACGGCTTCACCGTCACCGCCGGCTGCGACAAAAGCTTCGAGACCTGCCGCGACCGCTTTGCCAACACGTTGAATTTCCGAGGCTTCCCGCACATGCCGGGCAATGACGCGGTGCTGCGCATCGCCGTGCCGGGAGGCCAGTGATGGGTGCGGAACTGCGCGCGCGCATCGTCGCCGAGGCGCGGGGCTGGATCGGCACGCCGTACCTCCACCGCGCCTCGCTCAAGGGCGAGGGCGCCGACTGCCTCGGGCTGGTGCGGGGTATCTGGCGGGCGGTGCTCGGCACCGAGCCGCAGGCCTTGCCGCCCTATGCGCCCGACTGGGCCGAGGCGACCCATGAAGAGCAGATGGCGGAGGCCGCGCGCCGGCACATGCGCGAAGTGCCGCTCAGCAAGATCGAACCGGGCGACGTGCTGCTGTTCCGCTGGCGCGAGGGTTTCCCGGCCAAGCACGCGGCGGTGCTGGTGACGCGGGACCGGATGGTCCATGCCCATGACGGCGCCGTGGCCGAGGTGTTCCTGGCGCCCTGGTGGCGCCGGCGGCTGGCCTACGCCTTCGCCTTTCCGGGTGCGTGAGTTCGCCGTCATCCCGGACGGCCAAAGGCCGATCCGGGATCGCGCAAACATTGGAGAGCGATCCCCGCTCTCGCTTCGCTCGGCCGGGATGACGGCTAGTCACAACGGGAGCCCCCATGGCCACACTCATTCTCGGCGCGCTGGGCGGGACGATCGGCGGGGCGCTGTTCGGGCCGGTGGGCGCGCTCGCCGGGCGGGCGCTCGGGGCGCTGGGCGGCTCGGCGGTGGATTCCCTGCTGCTGACCCCCGGCCGGCGCAGCGAGGGCCCGCGCCTGACCGAATTCGGCACCATGACCTCGACCGAGGGCGCGGCCATGCCGCGGCTCTATGGAAGGGCGCGGCTGTCCGGCCAGGTGATCTGGGCGGCGCCGGTGGAGGAGGTGGTCTCGACGCAGACGCAGAGCGCCGGCGGCAAGGGCGGCGAGCTGATGGGCGGGGCCACGGCGACCGCCACCACCTATTCCTATTTCGGCAGCTTCGCCGTCGGCCTGTGCGAGGGGCCGGTGACACGGCTCGGGCGTATCTGGGCGGACGGGCGGCTGCTCGACGCCAGCCGTCTGAACGTGCGCTTCCACAATGGCGGCGAGGGCCAGCTGCCCGACCCGCTGATCGAGGCGCGGGTGCCCGAT contains:
- a CDS encoding NlpC/P60 family protein, with translation MGAELRARIVAEARGWIGTPYLHRASLKGEGADCLGLVRGIWRAVLGTEPQALPPYAPDWAEATHEEQMAEAARRHMREVPLSKIEPGDVLLFRWREGFPAKHAAVLVTRDRMVHAHDGAVAEVFLAPWWRRRLAYAFAFPGA